From the Mesotoga infera genome, the window TCGGAAAGATGGTCAACTATTGTGATTCTGTGTTCGTTACTCTGAAGGAAAGGGAGACACGGATCGATCACAAAACTGCCATCATGAAAACAATCAGGAACATCTGGAGAATCTGCTTTCTCGAGAATATTGCCCCCAAAAGCGGGTGTCAATTCAAGCAAGAAAGGTGAAATATTCCCATCGATCAACGTTTCGCAATTATCTCACATCTATTATTTATGAGAAAAGCTCCATCTGAAGGGTATGAGGTCCTTCAAGATCTAGAACGTGGGAACACTTACGTGCTATTTAGTAGTCTCGACCAGTGAAAAGTGCAGTTTTTATCTCATTTTCTTGAGCTTCTATATTGCCTCAAAGGAGAAATCAGAGATCTATTTTGTGCCATCCAGCAAAGTTCCATGCAAATCAAGAATCAAGGTCCTGAGATTACGGAAGTTCTTCTGTGGGTCTCATAACTTTCTCAATACTCGATTCCCTCTCTTGCCTGTACCCCCTCTGAATAGTAGTGTTTAATCTCTTTCATTTCGGTAACGAGATCTGCTTCATCAAGAATTTCTACAGGTGCTTTCCTTCCAGTCAAGACTAGCTCTGTCTCTTCAGATTTTGCAGAAATCAATCTCTTGATGTCTTCTGTAGATATCAGTCTATAGTAGTGGGCGATGAAAATCTCGTCCAGTACAACAACTCCAAACTCTCTTCCAATAATAATCTCTCTTGATCTTGCAAGTCCATTACGGGCCGCTTCAAGATCTGGCCTTTCAGGGCTCTTCTTTATGAAGCATTTCCTTCCGAACTGCTCAATGACAATTCTCTCTATGTAACTGGGTAATGAGAGTTCACTGTACATCATGCCTTTGATGAACTGACCAATGAATACCTTCTCTCCCGCAAGAGCTGCCCTTACAGCAAGGCCGATTGCTGCAGTGGTCTTGCCTTTTCCATCACCTGTGTAAATTTGCACATAACCGGTTTTCATTCCTGCCTCCTTTAACCTCAGTATTCAATTCTACTTCAAAGGTATGCGCGAAGATGAATATTTTCATTCTGTCATAGTTACCAAGTTGGAAGAAAGCGGCAATGGGGTGGTAACTATATGCATTTATCATTCTGGTGAAGATTCTTCTTCTGATTTGCAGGCGATTGACAAGTCAAAGATTCCGAAATAGCAACGGTTTTATTTATATAAATTTTGTGAACTAAATCACATAATTGGAGGTAACAAGATGGCGAAGTATGAAGTAACGAAGTCAGTAGATGTAAGAGGAGAAGTCTGCCCCGTTCCAGACGTTGAAACAAAAAGGGCATTGAAGAAGATGAAATCAGGAGAGATACTCGAAGTTTGGATCGACTACGCAATGTCGATGGAAAGGATTCCTGAGGCAGTCAAGGGAATGGGACACGAAGTTCTCGAAATTGAGGAAGTCGGTAACAGCGAGTGGAAGATATACATAAAAGTCAACTGAAGTGAAGGGGTGAGTTAATATGGCCTGGACTGGTCTATTAGTTGGTCTTGTTTTCGGAATAATTCTGCAGAGAGGTAGAGTGTGCTTCAATTCAGCCTTCAGAGATGTATTGCTATTCAAGGACAACTACCTCTGGAAGCTGGGTTTTCTTGCAGTCGGTTTACAGATGATCACTGTTCTCTTTGTGGCTCAGATGGGCTGGATAAGTATTGCTCCTCCGACGCTCAATCTCTTTGGGAATATTGTTGGAGCCTACGTATTTGGGCTGGGAATGGTTCTCGCCGGTGGTTGTGCGTCCGGTGTAACATACAGATCGGGTGAGGGAATGACAACCGCAATGATAGCTGCGGTCTTCTACGGTATTGGAGCAATGGCAATGAGAGGAGGAGTTTTTTCACCCATAAGGACATGGGCGGCCCAGTTTAACGTTACAGTCGATGGGAATTCCTCCGTATATTTTGACAAGGTAGGACCCACACTCGCAACAGTCCTGAATGTCAATCCCTGGATTCCTGCTGTAATACTCGCAGCTGTCTTGCTTTGGTACACGCTTGGGACGAAGACCACAGAGAGGAAGACGAAGTTCAATTGGAAGGTTGCAGCGATTTCGCTTGCTATTCTCTCTCCTATTGCATGGATCACGAGCGAGGCAGCTGGAAGAAACTACGGATTCGGTATCACAGGGGGCTGGGTCTCAATATTTGATTCTTATATCAGTAATCAGCCTCTCAGATGGGACGGATTCGAAATAATAGGAATTATTTTGGGTGCTCTTATTGCTTCACTTCTTGCCAAGGAGTTCAAACTGAGAATGCCCAAAAATCCTAAGACATATCTTGTCGTCATGATCGGAGGAACGATGATGGGGGCCGGAGCGAGTCTTGCAGGTGGTTGTAACATAGGGCACTTCCTCGCGGGTCTTCCAACGCTCGCCATCTCATCTATTATCGCGAGTGTCTTCTTAATACTCGGCAACTG encodes:
- a CDS encoding cob(I)yrinic acid a,c-diamide adenosyltransferase, with the protein product MKTGYVQIYTGDGKGKTTAAIGLAVRAALAGEKVFIGQFIKGMMYSELSLPSYIERIVIEQFGRKCFIKKSPERPDLEAARNGLARSREIIIGREFGVVVLDEIFIAHYYRLISTEDIKRLISAKSEETELVLTGRKAPVEILDEADLVTEMKEIKHYYSEGVQAREGIEY
- a CDS encoding YeeE/YedE family protein, whose translation is MAWTGLLVGLVFGIILQRGRVCFNSAFRDVLLFKDNYLWKLGFLAVGLQMITVLFVAQMGWISIAPPTLNLFGNIVGAYVFGLGMVLAGGCASGVTYRSGEGMTTAMIAAVFYGIGAMAMRGGVFSPIRTWAAQFNVTVDGNSSVYFDKVGPTLATVLNVNPWIPAVILAAVLLWYTLGTKTTERKTKFNWKVAAISLAILSPIAWITSEAAGRNYGFGITGGWVSIFDSYISNQPLRWDGFEIIGIILGALIASLLAKEFKLRMPKNPKTYLVVMIGGTMMGAGASLAGGCNIGHFLAGLPTLAISSIIASVFLILGNWTMAYLLYRK